Proteins encoded within one genomic window of Streptomyces rubradiris:
- a CDS encoding RecB family exonuclease, whose protein sequence is MDSSIDEAVASDAGDGAGSGPGAGPAVSGGPQGAAGERGALAPVSLSPSRASDFMQCPLLYRFRVIDRLPEKPSEAATRGTLVHAVLERLFDAPAGERTAPRAKALVPGQWDRLRQSRPELTELFADDPEGERLAGWLAEAERLVERWFTLEDPTRLEPAERELFVETELDSGLRLRGIIDRVDVAPTGEVRIVDYKTGKAPRPEYAEGALFQMKFYALVVWRLKGVVPRRLQLVYLGSGDVLTYDPVPADLERVERRLHALWEAIRQATESGDWRPRPTKLCGWCDHRAHCPEFGGTPPPYPLPVRAPGSRAG, encoded by the coding sequence ATGGACAGCAGCATCGACGAGGCAGTGGCGTCGGACGCGGGAGACGGGGCCGGGAGCGGGCCCGGGGCCGGCCCGGCGGTGAGCGGCGGCCCGCAGGGGGCCGCCGGTGAGCGCGGCGCCCTCGCGCCGGTGTCGCTGTCGCCGTCCCGGGCCAGTGACTTCATGCAGTGTCCGCTGCTGTACCGGTTCCGGGTGATCGACCGGCTGCCGGAGAAGCCGAGCGAGGCGGCGACCCGGGGCACGCTGGTGCACGCCGTGCTGGAGCGGCTGTTCGACGCGCCCGCCGGGGAGCGGACCGCGCCCCGGGCGAAGGCGCTGGTCCCGGGGCAGTGGGACCGGCTGCGGCAGAGCCGCCCCGAGCTGACCGAGCTGTTCGCCGACGATCCGGAGGGCGAGCGGCTGGCCGGCTGGCTCGCCGAGGCGGAGCGGCTGGTGGAGCGCTGGTTCACGCTGGAGGACCCCACGCGGCTGGAGCCGGCCGAGCGGGAGCTGTTCGTGGAGACCGAGCTGGACTCGGGGCTGCGGCTGCGCGGGATCATCGACCGGGTGGACGTGGCGCCGACCGGCGAGGTGCGGATCGTCGACTACAAGACGGGCAAGGCCCCGCGCCCGGAGTACGCCGAGGGCGCGCTCTTCCAGATGAAGTTCTACGCCCTGGTCGTCTGGCGGCTGAAGGGCGTCGTGCCTCGCCGGCTGCAGCTGGTGTACCTCGGCAGCGGGGACGTGCTGACGTACGACCCGGTCCCGGCCGATCTGGAGCGGGTGGAGCGCAGGCTGCACGCGCTGTGGGAGGCCATCAGGCAGGCCACGGAGAGCGGGGACTGGCGGCCACGGCCGACCAAGCTGTGCGGCTGGTGCGACCACCGGGCGCACTGCCCGGAGTTCGGCGGCACTCCCCCGCCCTATCCGCTGCCGGTCCGGGCACCCGGGTCCCGGGCGGGGTGA
- a CDS encoding response regulator, which yields MAIRVLLVDDQPLLRTGFRMILEAEQDIAVVGEAGDGLQALDQVRALQPDVVLMDIRMPRMDGVEATRQITGPGRDGPAKVLVLTTFDLDEYVVEALRAGASGFLLKDAPANELVQAIRVVANGEAMLAPSITRRLLDKYATHLPSGEEPVPDTLHTLTDREVEVLKLVARGLSNAEIAADLFVSETTVKTHVGHVLTKLGLRDRVQAAVYAYESGLVRPGAQ from the coding sequence GTGGCCATCCGTGTCCTACTGGTCGACGACCAGCCCCTGCTGCGTACGGGTTTCCGGATGATCCTGGAGGCCGAGCAGGACATCGCGGTCGTCGGCGAGGCCGGTGACGGCCTCCAGGCCCTCGACCAGGTACGAGCACTGCAACCGGATGTGGTGCTCATGGACATCCGGATGCCGCGGATGGACGGTGTGGAGGCGACCCGGCAGATCACCGGTCCCGGCCGGGACGGCCCGGCCAAGGTGCTGGTGCTGACCACCTTCGACCTGGACGAGTACGTGGTGGAGGCGCTGCGCGCCGGGGCGAGCGGCTTCCTGCTGAAGGACGCGCCCGCGAACGAGCTGGTGCAGGCGATCCGGGTGGTGGCGAACGGCGAGGCGATGCTCGCGCCGAGCATCACCCGGCGGCTGCTGGACAAGTACGCCACGCATCTGCCGTCCGGTGAGGAGCCGGTTCCGGACACCCTGCACACCCTCACGGACCGTGAGGTGGAGGTGCTGAAGCTGGTGGCGCGCGGGCTGTCCAACGCGGAGATCGCGGCGGACCTGTTCGTCAGCGAGACGACGGTGAAGACGCATGTGGGCCATGTGCTGACCAAGCTGGGGCTCAGGGACCGGGTGCAGGCGGCGGTGTACGCGTACGAGAGCGGGCTGGTGCGTCCCGGCGCCCAGTAG
- a CDS encoding ABC transporter substrate-binding protein, whose amino-acid sequence MNLRTQWPVLPLAAVLASGLLTGCGSESGDSGGTGSSVVMGMSDDVLATDPAAGYDPGSWLLFNNVFQSLLSFPKGATEPQPELAKQCGFTDTRAMVYKCELKDGLKFSNGDDLTSEDVKFTFDRMLKIADPAGPALMFPMLDKVETPDAKTAVFHLKVPDATFPSKIASGAGSIVDHRQYDASALRTDHQAIGSGPYKLDSFDKDQAVFSVNDHYKGSAKPNNSGVTLKFFHGDRAALKEALLGGDIDIAYRGLTATDITQLDQQDDSKGIDVIEGTSAEVQHLVFNMKDPVAGKLGVRKAIAYLIDRDALIKDVYQGTATPLYSIVPAGVAGHNTAFFDTYGARPSQAKAAAALRADDITGKVKLTLWSTPSRYGPATDEELKAIAEQLNASGLFDADVKSVAFDQYEKDIAAGKYGVYVKGWVPDYPDADNFTAPFFGKGNVLNNHYDNRTITGSLLPGTAAQSDRAATDKDFGKLQEIVADDLPVLPVWQAKQYAVVRDGVYGLEYCLDASTVFRFWELSKSG is encoded by the coding sequence GTGAACCTGCGTACCCAGTGGCCGGTCCTGCCCCTCGCGGCGGTGCTCGCCTCCGGCCTGTTGACCGGCTGCGGATCCGAGTCCGGTGACTCCGGGGGCACCGGCTCCTCCGTGGTGATGGGGATGTCCGACGACGTCCTCGCCACGGACCCGGCGGCCGGCTACGACCCCGGCTCCTGGCTGTTGTTCAACAACGTCTTCCAGTCGCTGCTCAGCTTCCCCAAGGGCGCGACCGAACCCCAGCCCGAACTGGCGAAGCAGTGCGGCTTCACCGACACCCGGGCCATGGTCTACAAGTGCGAACTGAAGGACGGCCTGAAGTTCAGCAACGGTGACGACCTCACCTCCGAGGACGTGAAGTTCACCTTCGACCGCATGCTGAAGATCGCCGACCCGGCCGGTCCGGCCCTGATGTTCCCGATGCTCGACAAGGTCGAGACACCGGACGCCAAGACGGCCGTCTTCCACCTGAAGGTGCCCGACGCCACCTTCCCCAGCAAGATCGCCTCCGGCGCCGGCTCCATCGTGGACCACCGCCAGTACGACGCGAGCGCCCTGCGCACCGACCACCAGGCGATCGGCTCCGGCCCCTACAAGCTGGACTCCTTCGACAAGGACCAGGCCGTCTTCTCCGTCAACGACCACTACAAGGGCAGCGCCAAGCCGAACAACTCCGGCGTCACCCTGAAGTTCTTCCACGGCGACCGCGCGGCCCTGAAGGAAGCCCTCCTCGGCGGCGACATCGACATCGCCTACCGAGGTCTGACCGCCACCGACATCACCCAGCTCGACCAGCAGGACGACAGCAAGGGCATCGACGTCATCGAGGGCACCAGCGCCGAGGTGCAGCACCTGGTCTTCAACATGAAGGACCCGGTGGCCGGCAAGCTCGGCGTCCGCAAGGCCATCGCCTACCTCATCGACCGCGACGCCCTGATCAAGGACGTCTACCAGGGCACCGCCACCCCGCTGTACTCGATCGTCCCGGCCGGTGTCGCGGGCCACAACACCGCCTTCTTCGACACCTACGGCGCCCGGCCCTCCCAGGCCAAGGCCGCCGCCGCGCTGCGCGCCGACGACATCACCGGCAAGGTCAAGCTCACCCTGTGGTCCACGCCGTCCCGCTACGGCCCCGCCACCGACGAGGAGCTGAAGGCCATCGCCGAACAGCTCAACGCCAGCGGCCTGTTCGACGCCGACGTCAAGTCCGTCGCCTTCGACCAGTACGAGAAGGACATCGCCGCCGGCAAGTACGGCGTCTACGTGAAGGGCTGGGTGCCGGACTACCCGGACGCCGACAACTTCACGGCCCCCTTCTTCGGCAAGGGCAACGTGCTGAACAACCACTACGACAACCGCACCATCACCGGCTCCCTGCTGCCCGGCACCGCCGCGCAGAGCGACCGCGCGGCCACCGACAAGGACTTCGGCAAGCTCCAGGAGATCGTCGCCGACGACCTGCCGGTGCTGCCGGTCTGGCAGGCCAAGCAGTACGCGGTCGTCCGCGACGGCGTGTACGGCCTGGAGTACTGCCTGGACGCCTCCACGGTGTTCCGGTTCTGGGAACTCAGCAAGAGCGGCTGA
- a CDS encoding ABC transporter substrate-binding protein, translating to MNRKTLVLPAVAGLLTPVLAACGGSDSGSTSGDAIVVGTTDRFTATKEAPAPLDPAYAYDVGSWNILRQSVQTLMAQPKGEGEPVPDAAESCSFTDSGSERYACKLREGLKFAGGDPVTAEDVKYSIERALRINADSGVAALLNTIDTIETQGDRDVVFHLKTADATFPYKLSTPVAGIVNPKDYPKDKLREGFDIDGSGPYTFKADVEDDAITTATFTKNPAYKGNVTVNNEKVELRSFADADAMGDAIDKGDIDVMTRTMSPAQIQKLDTGDDEKVDLVDMPGLEIRYLAFNTNAPSVKDKAVRQAMAQVINRGELVSKVYGTQAEPLYSLVPATVTGHSNSFFNKYGNPSADKAKSLLAKAGVTTPVKLTLHYTTDHYGSATKQEFEILSKQLNDSGLFDVTVQGHPWSTFRPAEQKGEYDVYGMGWFPDFPDADNFLAPFLDKDNFLGSPYNNSTVQHTLIPQSRREADRLGASKSLTDIQDAVAEDVPVLPLWQGKQYVAARDDITGTAYALNSSSTLQLWELGRGVSG from the coding sequence ATGAACCGCAAGACTTTGGTGCTGCCGGCGGTGGCCGGCCTGCTCACCCCGGTTCTCGCCGCGTGCGGCGGATCCGACAGCGGGAGCACGAGCGGTGACGCCATCGTCGTCGGTACCACGGACCGGTTCACGGCCACCAAGGAAGCCCCCGCGCCCCTCGACCCGGCCTACGCCTACGACGTCGGCTCCTGGAACATCCTGCGCCAGTCCGTGCAGACCCTGATGGCGCAGCCCAAGGGCGAGGGGGAGCCCGTCCCGGACGCCGCCGAGAGCTGCTCCTTCACCGACAGCGGCAGCGAACGCTACGCCTGCAAGCTCCGCGAGGGCCTGAAGTTCGCCGGCGGCGACCCGGTGACCGCCGAGGACGTCAAGTACTCCATCGAGCGCGCGCTGCGCATCAACGCCGACAGCGGGGTGGCCGCCCTGCTGAACACCATCGACACGATCGAGACGCAGGGCGACCGCGACGTCGTCTTCCACCTGAAGACCGCCGACGCCACCTTCCCCTACAAGCTGTCCACCCCGGTCGCGGGCATCGTCAACCCGAAGGACTACCCGAAGGACAAGCTCCGCGAGGGCTTCGACATCGACGGCTCCGGCCCGTACACCTTCAAGGCCGACGTCGAGGACGACGCCATCACCACGGCCACCTTCACCAAGAACCCTGCCTACAAGGGCAATGTGACGGTGAACAACGAGAAGGTCGAGCTGCGCTCCTTCGCCGACGCCGACGCCATGGGCGACGCGATCGACAAGGGCGACATCGACGTCATGACCCGCACCATGTCGCCCGCGCAGATCCAGAAGCTGGACACCGGTGACGACGAGAAGGTCGACCTCGTCGACATGCCCGGCCTGGAAATCCGCTACCTGGCCTTCAACACCAACGCCCCCAGCGTCAAGGACAAGGCCGTACGCCAGGCCATGGCCCAGGTCATCAACCGCGGCGAACTGGTCTCCAAGGTCTACGGCACCCAGGCCGAGCCCCTGTACTCGCTGGTCCCGGCCACGGTCACCGGCCACTCCAACTCGTTCTTCAACAAGTACGGCAACCCCAGCGCCGACAAGGCCAAGTCCCTGCTCGCCAAGGCCGGCGTCACCACCCCGGTGAAGCTGACCCTGCACTACACGACCGACCACTACGGCTCGGCCACCAAGCAGGAGTTCGAGATCCTGTCGAAGCAGCTCAACGACAGCGGCCTGTTCGACGTCACCGTCCAGGGCCACCCCTGGTCGACCTTCCGGCCCGCCGAGCAGAAGGGCGAGTACGACGTCTACGGCATGGGCTGGTTCCCCGACTTCCCGGACGCCGACAACTTCCTGGCGCCCTTCCTGGACAAGGACAACTTCCTCGGCTCGCCGTACAACAACAGCACCGTCCAGCACACGCTGATCCCGCAGTCCCGCCGCGAGGCCGACCGGCTCGGCGCGTCCAAGAGCCTGACCGACATCCAGGACGCCGTCGCCGAGGACGTCCCCGTCCTGCCGCTGTGGCAGGGCAAGCAGTACGTCGCCGCCCGCGACGACATCACGGGCACGGCCTACGCCCTGAACTCCTCCTCCACGCTCCAGCTGTGGGAGCTCGGCCGCGGCGTGAGCGGCTGA
- a CDS encoding HAD family hydrolase: MTSTVPALGTRTAEGSALQAVLLDMDGTLVDSEGCWWDVEVEVFASLGYTLDETWRHVVVGGPMTRSAGFLIEATGAAIGLAELTVLLNEGFENRIDGGLPLMPGAARLLAELHAHEIPTALVSASHRRIIDRVLSVLGPHHFTLSIAGDEVSRTKPFPDPYLLAAAGLGADPARCAVVEDTATGVAAAEAAGCRVVAVPSVAPIGPALGRTVVSSLEEVDLAFLRGMMAEAH, translated from the coding sequence ATGACCAGCACGGTCCCCGCGCTAGGAACCCGTACGGCCGAAGGCTCCGCCCTGCAAGCGGTGCTGCTGGACATGGACGGCACCCTGGTGGACTCCGAAGGCTGCTGGTGGGACGTCGAGGTCGAGGTCTTCGCCTCCCTCGGGTACACCCTGGACGAGACCTGGCGCCACGTCGTGGTCGGCGGCCCCATGACCCGCAGCGCCGGCTTCCTCATCGAGGCCACCGGCGCCGCCATCGGCCTGGCCGAACTCACCGTGCTGCTCAACGAGGGCTTCGAGAACCGGATCGACGGGGGACTGCCGCTGATGCCCGGCGCCGCCCGGCTGCTCGCCGAACTGCACGCGCACGAGATCCCCACCGCCCTGGTGTCCGCCTCCCACCGGCGCATCATCGACCGCGTGCTGTCCGTGCTGGGCCCGCACCACTTCACCCTGTCCATCGCCGGCGACGAGGTCTCCCGCACCAAGCCCTTCCCGGACCCCTATCTGCTCGCCGCCGCCGGACTCGGCGCCGACCCGGCCCGGTGCGCCGTGGTCGAGGACACTGCCACCGGGGTCGCCGCGGCCGAGGCCGCCGGCTGCCGCGTGGTCGCCGTCCCCTCCGTCGCCCCCATCGGCCCGGCCCTGGGACGCACCGTCGTCTCCTCCCTGGAGGAGGTCGACCTGGCATTCCTGCGGGGCATGATGGCGGAAGCGCACTGA
- the metH gene encoding methionine synthase, giving the protein MASSPTSPSADSRARVSALREALATRVVVADGAMGTMLQAQEPSLADFENLEGCNEILNLTRPDIVRSVHEAYFAVGVDCVETNTFGANHSALGEYDISERVHELSQAGARVARETADEFTARDGRPRWVLGSMGPGTKLPTLGHAPYATLRDAYQRNAEGLLTGGADALLVETTQDLLQTKAAVLGARRGIEALGLDVPVIVSVTVETTGTMLLGSEIGAALTALEPLGIDMIGLNCATGPAEMSEHLRYLARNARIPLSCMPNAGLPVLGKDGAHYPLSAPELADAQETFVREYGLSLVGGCCGTTPEHLRQVVERVRGVTPPERDPRPEPGAASLYQSVPFRQDTSYLAIGERTNANGSKKFREAMLEGRWDDCVEMAREQIREGAHMLDLCVDYVGRDGVADMEELAGRFATASTLPIVLDSTEVAVIRAGLEKLGGRAVINSVNYEDGDGPDSRFAQVTRLAREHGAALIALTIDEEGQARTPEKKVEIAERLIADLTGNWGIREEDILIDTLTFTICTGQEESRKDGIATIEAIRELKRRHPAVQTTLGLSNISFGLNPAARILLNSVFLDECVKAGLDSAIVHASKILPIARFSEEEVTTALDLIYDRRGEGYDPLQKLMQLFEGATAKSLKAGKAEELAALPLEERLKRRIIDGERNGLEADLDAALQDRPALDIVNDTLLDGMKVVGDLFGSGQMQLPFVLQSAEVMKTAVAYLEPHMEKSDAEGKGTIVLATVRGDVHDIGKNLVDIILSNNGYNVVNLGIKQPVSAILEAAEEHRADVIGMSGLLVKSTVIMKENLEELNQRGLATRFPVILGGAALTRAYVEQDLHEIYEGEVRYARDAFEGLHLMDALIGVKRGVPGAKLPELRQRRVRATATAQVEEKPEQGAVRSDVATDNPVPAPPFWDTRIVKGIQLKEYASWLDEGALFKGQWGLKQARTGEGPTYEELVESEGRPRLRGLLDRLQTDNLLEAAVVYGYFPCVSKDDDLIILDEHGNERTRFTFPRQRRGRRLCLADFFRPQESGETDVVGFQVVTVGSRIGEETAKLFEANAYRDYLELHGLSVQLAEALAEYWHARVRAELGFGGEDPADIDDMFALKYRGARFSLGYGACPDLEDRAKIADLLRPERIGVHLSEEFQLHPEQSTDAIVIHHPEAKYFNAR; this is encoded by the coding sequence ATGGCCTCGTCGCCAACGTCCCCTTCCGCCGACAGCCGGGCCCGTGTGTCCGCGCTCCGCGAGGCGCTCGCCACCCGTGTGGTGGTCGCCGACGGAGCCATGGGCACGATGCTCCAGGCCCAGGAGCCCAGTCTCGCGGACTTCGAGAACCTCGAAGGCTGCAACGAGATCCTCAACCTGACCCGCCCCGACATCGTCCGCTCCGTCCACGAGGCGTACTTCGCCGTCGGCGTGGACTGCGTCGAGACCAACACCTTCGGGGCCAACCACTCCGCGCTCGGCGAGTACGACATCTCCGAGCGGGTCCACGAGCTGTCGCAGGCGGGCGCCCGGGTGGCCCGGGAGACCGCCGACGAGTTCACCGCGCGGGACGGCCGGCCCCGCTGGGTGCTGGGCTCGATGGGCCCGGGCACCAAGCTGCCCACCCTGGGCCACGCCCCCTACGCCACCCTGCGCGACGCCTACCAGCGCAACGCCGAGGGCCTGCTCACCGGCGGCGCCGACGCGCTGCTGGTGGAGACCACCCAGGACCTGCTCCAGACCAAGGCCGCCGTCCTCGGCGCCCGGCGCGGCATCGAGGCCCTCGGCCTGGACGTGCCGGTGATCGTGTCGGTGACGGTCGAGACCACCGGCACCATGCTGCTGGGCTCGGAGATCGGCGCGGCACTGACCGCGCTGGAGCCGCTGGGCATCGACATGATCGGCCTGAACTGCGCGACCGGCCCCGCCGAGATGAGCGAGCACCTGCGCTACCTGGCCCGCAACGCCCGCATCCCGCTGTCCTGCATGCCGAACGCGGGCCTGCCGGTCCTCGGCAAGGACGGCGCCCACTACCCCCTGTCGGCACCCGAGCTGGCCGACGCCCAGGAGACCTTCGTCCGCGAGTACGGTCTGTCGCTGGTCGGCGGCTGCTGCGGCACCACGCCCGAGCACCTGCGCCAGGTCGTCGAACGCGTCCGGGGCGTGACCCCGCCCGAGCGCGACCCCCGCCCCGAACCGGGTGCCGCCTCCCTCTACCAGTCCGTCCCCTTCCGGCAGGACACCTCCTACCTGGCCATCGGCGAGCGGACCAACGCCAACGGCTCGAAGAAGTTCCGCGAGGCGATGCTGGAGGGCCGCTGGGACGACTGTGTGGAGATGGCCCGGGAGCAGATCCGCGAGGGCGCGCACATGCTCGACCTGTGCGTGGACTACGTGGGCCGGGACGGCGTGGCGGACATGGAGGAACTGGCGGGCCGTTTCGCCACCGCCTCCACGCTGCCCATCGTGCTGGACTCCACCGAGGTCGCCGTGATCCGCGCGGGCCTGGAGAAGCTCGGCGGCCGGGCCGTGATCAACTCGGTGAACTACGAGGACGGTGACGGCCCCGATTCCCGGTTCGCGCAGGTGACCCGGCTGGCGCGGGAGCACGGCGCGGCGCTGATCGCGCTGACCATCGACGAGGAGGGCCAGGCCCGCACCCCGGAGAAGAAGGTCGAGATCGCGGAGCGGCTGATCGCGGACCTGACGGGGAACTGGGGCATCCGCGAGGAGGACATCCTCATCGACACCCTGACCTTCACCATCTGCACCGGTCAGGAGGAGTCCCGCAAGGACGGCATCGCCACGATCGAGGCGATCCGCGAGCTGAAGCGGCGCCACCCGGCGGTGCAGACCACGCTGGGGCTGTCGAACATCTCCTTCGGCCTGAACCCGGCCGCGCGCATCCTGCTGAACTCGGTGTTCCTCGACGAGTGCGTCAAGGCGGGACTGGACTCGGCGATCGTGCACGCCAGCAAGATCCTGCCGATCGCCCGGTTCAGCGAGGAGGAGGTCACCACCGCCCTCGACCTGATCTACGACCGCCGCGGCGAAGGCTACGACCCGCTGCAGAAGCTCATGCAGCTGTTCGAGGGGGCCACGGCGAAGTCGCTGAAGGCGGGCAAGGCCGAGGAACTGGCCGCGCTGCCGCTGGAGGAGCGGCTCAAGCGGCGCATCATCGACGGTGAGCGCAACGGTCTGGAGGCCGACCTCGACGCGGCGCTCCAGGACCGTCCGGCGCTGGACATCGTCAACGACACGCTGCTGGACGGCATGAAGGTCGTCGGCGACCTGTTCGGCTCGGGGCAGATGCAGCTGCCGTTCGTGCTCCAGTCGGCCGAGGTGATGAAGACCGCGGTGGCCTACCTGGAGCCGCACATGGAGAAGTCGGACGCCGAGGGCAAGGGCACCATCGTGCTGGCGACCGTCCGCGGCGACGTGCACGACATCGGCAAGAACCTGGTCGACATCATCCTGTCCAACAACGGCTACAACGTGGTCAACCTCGGCATCAAGCAGCCGGTCTCCGCGATCCTGGAGGCCGCCGAGGAACACCGCGCGGACGTGATCGGCATGTCCGGACTGCTGGTGAAATCCACCGTGATCATGAAGGAGAACCTGGAGGAGCTCAACCAGCGCGGCCTGGCCACCCGCTTCCCCGTCATCCTCGGCGGTGCCGCCCTCACCCGCGCCTACGTCGAACAGGACCTGCACGAGATCTACGAGGGCGAGGTCCGGTACGCCCGTGACGCCTTCGAGGGCCTGCACCTGATGGACGCCCTGATCGGCGTCAAGCGCGGCGTCCCCGGGGCCAAACTCCCCGAACTGCGCCAGCGCCGGGTCCGCGCCACGGCCACCGCGCAGGTGGAGGAGAAGCCGGAGCAGGGCGCCGTCCGCTCCGACGTCGCCACCGACAACCCCGTGCCCGCCCCGCCGTTCTGGGACACCCGGATCGTCAAGGGCATCCAGCTCAAGGAGTACGCGAGCTGGCTGGACGAGGGCGCGCTGTTCAAGGGCCAGTGGGGGCTGAAGCAGGCCCGCACCGGCGAGGGCCCCACCTACGAGGAACTGGTGGAGAGCGAGGGCCGGCCCAGGCTGCGCGGCCTGCTGGACCGGCTCCAGACCGACAACCTCCTCGAAGCCGCCGTGGTCTACGGCTACTTCCCCTGCGTGTCCAAGGACGACGACCTGATCATCCTGGACGAGCACGGCAACGAACGCACCCGCTTCACCTTCCCCCGCCAGCGCCGCGGCCGGCGACTGTGCCTGGCCGACTTCTTCCGCCCCCAGGAATCGGGCGAGACCGACGTCGTCGGCTTCCAGGTCGTCACCGTCGGCTCACGCATCGGCGAGGAGACCGCGAAGCTGTTCGAGGCCAACGCCTACCGCGACTACCTCGAACTGCACGGCCTGTCGGTCCAGCTGGCCGAGGCACTCGCCGAGTACTGGCACGCCCGGGTACGCGCCGAACTCGGCTTCGGCGGCGAGGACCCGGCCGACATCGACGACATGTTCGCCCTGAAGTACCGGGGCGCCCGGTTCTCCCTGGGCTACGGCGCCTGCCCCGACCTGGAGGACCGCGCCAAGATCGCCGACCTGCTCCGCCCGGAGCGCATCGGCGTCCACCTCTCCGAGGAGTTCCAGCTCCACCCCGAACAGTCCACCGACGCCATCGTGATCCACCACCCCGAGGCCAAGTACTTCAACGCACGGTGA
- a CDS encoding IclR family transcriptional regulator: protein MARNIQSLERAAAMLRLLAGGERRLGLSDIASSLGLAKGTAHGILRTLQQEGFVEQDDASGRYQLGAELLRLGTTYLDVHELRARALVWADDLARSSGESVHLGVLHQQGVLIVHHVFRPDDSRQVLEIGAMQPLHSTALGKVLSAYDPVAHSEALEADRKPFTDRTVCDAAGFEHILDLTRARGYAADVEETWEGVASIAAPIHDRRRMPVGAVGITGAVERLCREGELRPELIAAVRDCARAVSRDLGAGRF from the coding sequence ATGGCACGGAACATCCAGTCGCTCGAACGGGCGGCAGCGATGCTGCGGCTGCTCGCGGGCGGCGAACGGCGGCTGGGGCTGTCGGACATCGCCTCGTCGCTGGGTCTCGCCAAGGGCACCGCCCACGGCATCCTGCGCACCCTCCAGCAGGAGGGGTTCGTGGAGCAGGACGACGCCTCCGGCCGCTACCAGCTGGGCGCGGAGCTGCTGCGCCTGGGCACCACCTATCTGGACGTGCACGAGCTGCGCGCGCGGGCCCTGGTGTGGGCGGACGACCTGGCCCGCTCCAGCGGGGAGAGCGTGCACCTGGGGGTGCTGCACCAGCAGGGGGTGCTGATCGTGCACCACGTCTTCCGGCCCGACGACAGCCGGCAGGTGCTGGAGATCGGCGCCATGCAGCCGCTGCACTCCACGGCGCTGGGCAAGGTGCTCTCGGCGTACGACCCGGTGGCGCACAGCGAGGCGCTGGAGGCCGATCGCAAGCCCTTCACCGACCGCACGGTGTGCGACGCCGCAGGCTTCGAGCACATCCTCGACCTCACGCGCGCGCGTGGCTACGCGGCCGACGTGGAGGAGACCTGGGAGGGCGTGGCGTCGATCGCCGCGCCGATCCACGACCGGCGCCGCATGCCGGTGGGCGCGGTCGGCATCACCGGAGCGGTGGAGCGGCTGTGCCGGGAGGGCGAGCTGCGCCCGGAGCTGATCGCGGCGGTGCGGGACTGCGCCCGCGCGGTCTCCCGGGACCTGGGCGCCGGGCGGTTCTGA
- a CDS encoding MIP/aquaporin family protein gives MSSSDIFIGETIGTAILILLGGGVCAAVTLKASKARNAGWLAIAFGWGFAVMTAAYVSGPLSGAHLNPALTVALAIKDGDWSNVPTYFAGQMLGALIGAALVWVAYYGQFLAHLTDKEIVGGPGAQATSAKAVEAQEKGAGPVLGIFSTGPEIRNVAQNLATEIIGTFVLVLAVLTQGLNDQGNGLGVLGGLITALVVVSIGLSLGGPTGYAINPARDLGPRIVHALLPLPNKGGSDWSYAWIPVVGPLAGGAIAAGVYNLAFA, from the coding sequence GTGTCCAGCTCCGACATCTTCATCGGCGAGACCATCGGTACCGCCATACTCATCCTGCTCGGCGGCGGTGTCTGTGCCGCCGTCACGCTGAAGGCCTCCAAGGCCCGCAACGCCGGTTGGCTCGCCATCGCCTTCGGGTGGGGCTTCGCCGTCATGACGGCCGCGTACGTCTCCGGACCGCTGTCCGGCGCGCACCTCAACCCGGCCCTCACCGTCGCCCTGGCCATCAAGGACGGCGACTGGAGCAACGTCCCGACCTACTTCGCCGGACAGATGCTGGGTGCCCTCATCGGCGCCGCCCTGGTGTGGGTCGCCTACTACGGCCAGTTCCTCGCCCACCTGACGGACAAGGAGATCGTCGGCGGCCCCGGCGCGCAGGCCACCTCGGCCAAGGCCGTCGAGGCCCAGGAGAAGGGCGCCGGCCCGGTCCTCGGCATCTTCTCCACCGGTCCGGAGATCCGGAACGTGGCGCAGAACCTCGCCACGGAGATCATCGGCACCTTCGTGCTGGTCCTCGCCGTCCTCACCCAGGGCCTGAACGACCAGGGCAACGGCCTGGGCGTCCTCGGCGGTCTGATCACCGCGCTCGTGGTGGTGTCCATCGGCCTGTCGCTGGGCGGTCCGACGGGCTACGCGATCAACCCGGCCCGCGACCTCGGCCCGCGCATCGTGCACGCACTGCTGCCGCTGCCCAACAAGGGCGGTTCCGACTGGTCCTACGCCTGGATCCCGGTGGTCGGTCCGCTGGCCGGCGGCGCGATCGCAGCGGGCGTCTACAACCTCGCCTTCGCCTAG